A stretch of DNA from Nocardioides sp. Arc9.136:
CAGGATCTCCTCCCGGCGCCGCTCGAGGTCCGCGGTCCGACGGTCGCTCGCGGAGACGTCGAGGTCGTCGAAGCGCGCGGCCGCGACGGTCTCGTACGCCGTGCGCCGCTGCTCGAGCACGCCGGCCCGCCGGTCGAGCTCGGCGACCTCGGCGTCGAGCCCGCGCAGCTGCTCCTCGAGCGCGGCCAGCTCGGCGTCGATCTCGGCGATCGCCTCGGCGTTGGAGAAGCCGATGATGCTGCGGACCTCGGAGCGGCCGTGCGTGCCGCGGCGGCCGTTGCGCGTCTGGCCCGCGGGCGTGACACGGAACCCGTCGCCGGACAGGTCGGCCGCGGTCTCGACGCAGCGCGCGTTGCGCGAGGGGTGCGCGACGTGGGCCTGGACCCAGCCGGAGAACGGCGAGTCCTGGTACAGGAGCTTGCCGGCGATCCGCTCGGGGTCTGCCGGTCCGAGGTCGGGCAGGTCGAGCTCGGCGCCCTCGAACGTCAGCCGTCCCCGCAGCCGGAGGCCGTCGATGGCGCGCGAGAAGTCGTCGAGCCGGTCGAGCGGCACCAGCATGAGGCGCGCGGTGCCGCCGAGCACGGTCTCCACCGCCGTGCGCCACCGCGACTCCTCCGGGGCGACGTCGAGCAGCTCGGCGACGTACGGCAGGTCGGTGGCGGCGAGCCCGCTGGCGCGGGCGACCTCGGCGCGCATCTCGTGCATGCCGGCCGGCACCCGGCCGGCCCGGCTCTCCAGGGAAGCGCGCTCGCGGCGCAGCTCGCCCTGCCGCTGCTGAAGTGGGTAGCGCCGGTCGCGGGCGCCGTCGCGGTCCCGCTTGATCGTCTCGAGCGCCGACCGGCACCCCGAGAGCCACTGCCGCGCGTGCTGCTGGAGCACCGCGAAGGCCTCGGCCGACATCAGCGCGCCGTCCAGGTCGGGCCCCTCGCCGTCGCTGGTGTCGACCAGCGGGAGCAGGCGCTCCTGCAGCGCGGCGCGCCGGGCCAGCCGGTCCTCGCGCACGACCTGCTCCTGCTCCAGGGCGAGCCCGAGCGACTGCAGGGTGGAGCCGCCGGCGGCGCGGTGCTCCTCCTTCGCGGCCTCGAGGTCGCCGAGCAGCGTCTTCTCGGTCGACAGCGCGCTGGTGAGCTCGCTGGTGGTGGTGGCCCGGGCCTCGCGGTTCTCCGCCACGGCGGCCTCGATCAGCCGCAGGTGCGTGCGCAGCAGCCACAGCCGCAGCGGGGTGTCGCCGGGCAGCGTCACGCCGTAGGAGTCCAGCTCGGCCAGCCGGGCCGCGGCGGCCACCCGCCGCTCGTGCAGGGCCGTGATCGGCTCGAGCAGTGCGAGCTTCTGCTCCTCGGTGCGCATCGCGGCGTAGGCGCGCTCGAGGTCGTCGAAGTGCTCGACGGCGCGGTCGGCGGCGGCGTACGTGCTGGGCCGCTCGAGCACCATCTCCTTGTAGAGCTCGTCGACGCTGCGGACCTGGTTGCCGGCCTGGATCCGGGCCAGCAGCCGCAGCGCCTTGGCGCCGTCGCCGTTGGCGCCGATGCCGAGCCGCGCGTGCAGGACCGCGGAGAAGTCCGCGTAGGTCCGGTGGACCCGGACGCCGGGGAAGAGCTTCTTGAGCGTGTTCGCGTGGAACCGGTCCGGGACCGCCACCTCGAGCGTCGCCAGCGGGAGCGCGCCCTCGTGGGTGGCCAGCTGCATCTGCACGTCGGCGGAGCGGGTCGCGCGGCGCGGGACGTAGTAGGTGCGCAGGGCGGTGAACCGGCCGCCCCGGTCGTTGACGAAGGTCATCGCCACGGCGCCCCAGGTGTCGGAGCCCTGCCCGCGCAGCAGCCGCTCGACCGGTCGGCCGGTCCGGGGGTCGTCCACGACGTCGACGGCACCGCGCAGGTACGACAGCAGGTTGCGCTGGCCGACGCCCCGGGCGCGCCCGGCGACCGCGTCGTTGGAGGCGCCGTTGAACTTGGTGTCCGACGGCATCATCAGCGCGGTGTAGGCGTCGAGCACGGTGCTCTTGCCGACGCCGGAGGCGCCGGAGATCATCGTGGCGTCCCCGCGGAGCGGGATGGTGGTGAGCCCGCCGAAGCCGCCCCAGTTGACCAGCTGCATCAGCGCGGCGCGCCACTGCATCCCGTCGTCGGAGGGCAGGGCCACGACCTGCCGGTCGAACAGCCCGTCGGAGCGCTCGCCCTCGACGTGCTCCGGGCGCGCGGGGTCCTCGGGGTGCTGGGTCAGTTGCTCGGTCTCGTCGATCGACATGGTCACTCCCCTGCCTGCACGGCGGCGTCGGCGGCCTCATCGGCGGCGGCGTGGTCGCCGAAGAGGCCGGCGCCCTCCGGCTCCTCCTCTGTCGCGCGCGGCTCGGTGTTGGCACGCCGCAGCGCCTCGAGCAGCTCCTGCAGCAGCTCGAGCGGCAGCAGCGGCTCGACCGCCTCGCTGATCTCGAACCGGTCCTCGTGGTCGCCGGCGACCAGCAGCCCGGCCTTGACGATGCTGGTGACCGCGTTGCGGGCGCGCTTCTCGTCGCCGGCCTCGTCGGTGGCGTGCGCCGGCCGGAAGCTCGCGACGTGCTCGAGGACGTCCTCGAGGTCCACGAACACCCGGGACTCGCCCCCGGCGGCGCCGGCGCGGAGCCGGTCGCGCAGGTGCACGAGCACGAGGGTCTCCTCGCGCGACCACGCCGCGTCGTACAGCAGGGTCGGGAACCGGCTGCCGGTCTCCGAGGTCGCCTGGCGCTTCCAGGCGACCTCGCGGACGCGGTCGACGACCAGGTCGAGGAAGAGGTCGTTGAGCCGGGAGCGCAGCACCCGCTCGTGCTCGACGAGGACCTGCCAGTCGCGCGGGTGCGTGCGGGCGCTGATGAAGCGCTGCTTGAGCAGGGTCACCAGGGCGTGGCGCTGCGCGTGCTCCAGCCCGCCCTCGTCGCCCTCCCACAGGGAGACCGACGTGTCGTCCAGCCCACCGTCCAGCCCACCGGCCAGCCCGGGGCCCAGGTCCAGCTCGTCGCCGGTGTCCACGCTCATGCTCGGGTCTCCCCCTGGGGTCGGTCGGGTCGGTCGGGTCGGTCGGGTCGGTCGGGCCGGTCGGGGTCGGGCAGCGGCGTCCGCGGCACCGCGAAGGTGCGCGTCGAGCCGTCGGGGCGCACGGCGGCGAAGGCCTCCACGGAGTCCTCCTCGCTGGTCCAGTCGCGGTCGGCGGCGAGGTGCAGCAGCCCGAAGACCTCGACCGGTCGGCGCAGCGGCGGCTCCAGGGTGTCGAAGAGCTCGCCGAGCGACCCCGCCGGCGCGAGGGAGGCGAGGGAGGCGTCCAGCCGCTCGCGCAGCTCGGCCAGGCGCGGGCCGCCCTGGGCGACCAGGTCGGCCATCGACAGCGGTGGGGCGTCCTCGGGGTCGGGGTGCCCGATCCGCTCGGGCAGCACGTCGTCGGCGGGGTCGTGGAACCGCTCGCGCAGGTGCTCGATGCCGGTCCGCGCCGGGAGCAGCGGCACGTCGTGGGTGGCGCGGGGGCCGGTGCCGACCATCCACGTCATCAGCTCCGACTCCACCTGGCGCAGCGTCTGCTCGAGCTCGCGGTCCCGGACGGCGTCGCGGGAGACGATGTACTCCTTGAGCGTCGCGGTGACCCGGGACCGCTGGGCCAGCACGCGGTCCAGGCCGTCGCGCACGAGCCGGACGGTGCCCCGCAGCTCCGCCCGCTCGGCGTCGCTGGTGATCCGGTCCGCGAGCGGGTGCTCGAGGAGCGCGGTGAGGTCCTCTCGCAGCTGGGTGACCAGGCCGTCGTCGCGCAGCAGGGCGAACGCGCCCTCGAACGCGCGGCCCTCCTGGGTGGCGGTCATCAGCGCGTCGGCGCGGGCCAGGTAGTCGTCGATCACCTGGCCCGGCGGGCGGTCCTCGGCCCGGAAGGCGGCCAGGATCTCGCCGCGGATGGTGGCGAAGCGCTCCTCGACCCGGGCGAAGTCGCTCGGCAGGGCCGAGACGAGCGAGAGCAGCTCGGTGAACCCCTCGAGCATGTAGTCCTCGGTCGCCCCCACCAGCTCGGCCCCGTCGACCAGCCGGTCGCGCTCGGCCTGCAGCCGGGCGATCTCCGCGTTGAGCAGCCCGACGCGCGCGCCGCGGTCGGGGTTGGCCTCGGCGTTGAAGCGGCGGACCGTGCCCAGGATCGTCGCGATCCGGTGCTCGCTGAGGGTGGCGCGGTCGCGGGCGAGGTTCTTGACCAGCTCCAGCGCCTGCTGGGCGTGCGAGGTCAGCGTGTAGACCTCGCGGCCGCCCTCGTCCAGGGACCGGACCAGCCACTGCCCGCGCATCCACCGCTGGCAGATCTCGCGACCGCTGCCGGTCGGCAGGTCGGTCTCACCGGCGGCGCGGACCTCGGCGAGGTGCTCCTCGACCTGCGCGTGCAGCCGGGCGGTGGGGATCGGCACGTTGTTGCGGCCGAAGGCCTCGCGGAAGATCGTGATGACGACGGCGGCCTGGCGCTGGTGCAGCAGGGTGAGGGTCGGCTGCGCGAAGGCGCGCCGGACCCCCGCGAGCTCCCCCGCGATCCCGCTCATGCCTGCTGCCCCTCCGTCGTGCCTGCTGCGCCGCTCGTGCGACCGCCAAGCATCCCAGGGCCGGTCGCGTGCGCCGAAACGCGGTCCCCGTCACGCTCCTGCCGGCTCAGTGCGCGGCGAGCCGCCCGCTCAGCCGGCGGTGCCGCTCGGCGCTGGCCGCGTCGAGGCCCACGATCTCGACGGCGGTGCCGCGTCGCTCGTACTTCGTGGTGATCGCGTCGAGCGCGGCGACGGTCGAGGCGTCCCAGACGTGGGCGTCCGCGAGGTCGATGACCACCCGGCCGGGGTCGTGCGCGTAGTCGAACTGGGTGGGGAGGTCGTTGCTCGAGGCGAAGAAGAGCTCGCCGGTGACCCGGTAGACCGCCGTGGCCGCGCCGTGCTCGTCCTCGACCAGCGTGCGCTCGGTCGCGGTCAGGTGGGCGACCCGGCGGGCGAAGAGCGTCATCGCGACGAGGACGCCGACGACGACGCCGATCGCGAGGTTGTGGGTGGCGACCGTGACGACGACCGTCGCGACCATGACGGCCGTCTCCGACCGCGGCATCCGGCGCAGGGTGCGGGGGCGGACCGAGTGCCAGTCGAAGGTGCCGACCGAGACCATCACCATGACCGCGACGAGCGCGGCCATGGGGATCAGCGCGACGACGTCGCCGAAGCCGACGACGAGCACCAGCAGCAGGACGCCGGCGAGGAAGGTCGAGATCCGCGTGCGGGCCCCGGAGACCTTCACGTTGATCATCGTCTGGCCGATCATCGCGCAGCCGCCCATGCCGCCGAAGAAGCCGGTGACCAGGTTGGCGGTGCCCTGCCCCCACGCCTCACGGGTCTTGTCCGAGGGGGTGTCGGTGATGTCGTCGACGAGCTTGGCGGTCAGCAGCGACTCCAGGAGCCCGACGACCGCCATGGCCAGGGCGTACGGCGCGATCGTCTCGAGGGTGTCGAGCGTGAACGGCACGTCCGGGACGAACCAGCTCGGCAGGCTGTCCGGCAGCCGGCCCTCGTCGCCCACGTCCGGGACGTCGAAGGAGCCGACCAGCGTGAAGGCGGTGAGCGCGACGATCGCGACGAGGGGCGCCGGCACGACGCTGTTGACCCGCGGGAAGCCGACGATGACCGCGATGCCGACCGCGACCATCGGGTAGACCAGCCACGGCACGTCGACGAGGTGGTCGACCTGGGCCTCGAGGATGAGGATCGCGAGCGCGTTGACGAAGCCGACCATCACCGAGCGCGGGATGAACCTCATCAGCCGCGCGACGCCGGCCGAGGCGAGCACGACCTGGACGAGGCCGCCGAGGATGACGGTGGCGATCAGGTAGTCGTACCCGTGGTCGCGCATGACCGGCGCGATCACGAGCGCGACCGCACCGGTAGCGGCCGAGATCATCGCCGGGCGACCGCCCAGGAACGAGATCGCGACGGCCATCGTGAACGACGCGAAGAGGCCCACCCGCGGGTCCACCCCGGCGATGATCGAGAACGAGATCGCCTCGGGGATGAGGGCGAGGGCCACCACGAGACCGGCGAGGACCTCGGTGCGCAGCAGCCTCGGCGAGCGGAGCGCGGCGCGGACCGACGGCTCGACGGGCGCGGCGGCGCCGGGAGCAGGTGCGGGGGCGGGCGTGGGGTGGGACGTCGGCACCGCCCGGACCCTACCCTTACGTGAGGGTAGGGTTGGCATCCCGGACGACAGTGAGGAGCGTGGGCATGGACACCGCGCGCAGCATGCACATCGGTGAGGTCGCGGCCCGCACCGAGCTCTCCCTGCGCAGCCTGCGCCACTGGGAGGAGGTCGGCCTGCTTCACCCCTCCGGCCGCACCGACGGCGGCTTCCGCCTCTACACCGAGGAGGACGTGGACAAGATCCTCGTCATCCGGCGGATGAAGCCGCTGGGCTTCAGCATCGAGGAGATGAAGGCCGTCATGACCGACATCGAGGTCCTGCGCGACCCCGGCACCGGCCCCGACGCGCGCCGAGAGGCGGGCGCTCGGCTGGAGGCGGTCCGCGACGACGCCGTCGGCAGGCGCGAGCGGCTCGTGCGGCAGCTCGGCATGGCCGACGAGTTCATCGACCTGCTCGGCCGGGAGACCTCCTAGCTCGATGCACCTAGCGCCCCGACCGGCCGGCCGCCAGCTGCCGCACGACGTCGAGGGCGGCGAGCAGGTGCGGCTCGTCCCGCGCCGCCCGGTGGGCGGCGACCAGCGCGACGCGCGGCACCGGGCCGACGAGCGGCACGTAGGTCACCCCGCCCAGCGGGAGGGCCCGCACCGGCTCGGGCACGACCGCGATGCCGAGCCCCCCGGCGACCAGGGTGACGAGGGTCGAGGTCTCACCCACCTCGTGCCGCACCGTCGGCTCGAACCCGGCGTCGCGGCACAGCCCCCGCACGACGTCGTACATCGCGGAGCGGCGCTCCGAGGCGTGCACCAGCAGCTCGACACCCTGGAGGTCGGCGACGCGCAGGCGCCGACGGCCGGCCAGCGGGTGGTCGTCCGGCACGGCCGCCACGAGGCGGTCCTCGCGCAGCGGGGTGACCGTGAGCGTCCCGTCGGTCACCGGCGGGCGCAGCAGCGCCAGGTCGACGGCACCCTGCCGCAGGGCCTCCTGCTGGTCGGCGGCCAGCATCTCGCCGCGGAACGACACGTCGACGCCGGGCAGCCCCTCGCTGAGCCGTCTCGCCAGCGCCGGCAGGAGGCTGTAGGTCACCGAGCCCACGCACCCGACGGTCAGGTGGCCCACCACCCCGGCGGCCGCGCGCCGGGCCTCGTGGGCGGCGTCCTCGACGGCAGCGAGGATCCCCCGGGCCCGCACCAGGTACGCCGCACCCGCGGGCGTGAGGTCGACCCTGCGGGTCGTGCGGGTCAGCAGCTCCACGCCGAGCTCGGCCTCGAGCCGACGGACCTGCTGGGAGAGCGGCGGCTGGGCGATGTGCAGGCGCTCGGCCGCCCGGCCGAAGTGCCGCTCCTCCGCGACCGCGATGAACGAACGGAGCTGTCGGAGCGAATCCATATCACCGAACATATCAATCGGGCGGCATCTTGATACTTCAGGATCCGGGCCGCTCCGCCTACGGTCGAGGGCATGAGCTCCTCCTACGTCTACGCCGCCGTGCGCACGCCCTTCGGCCGGTACGGCGGCGCGCTGGCCGGTGTCCGCCCCGACGACCTCTCCGCCTCGGTCATCCGGGCGGTCCTCGCCACGACGCCCGGGCTCGACCCGGCCGCGATCGGCGACGTCGTCTGGGGGAACGCGAACGGCGCCGGTGAGGAGAACCGGAACGTCGGCCGGATGGCCTCCCTGCTGGCCGGCCTGCCGGTGACCGTGCCCGGCACGACGGTCAACCGGCTCTGCGGCTCGAGCCTGGACGCGGTGGTCACCGGCTCGCGCGCGATCGAGACCGGGGACGCCGACGTCGTGCTGGCCGGCGGCGTGGAGTCGATGTCCCGCGCCCCGTGGGTGCTGCCGAAGCCGGCGAAGGGCTTCCCGGCCGGGGACACCACCGCCGTGTCCACGACCCTGGGCTGGCGGCTGGTCAACCCGCGGATGCCCCAGGAGTGGACGGTCTCCCTCGGCGAAGCCAACGAGCAGCTGCAGGAGCGGTTCGGCATCGACCGCGGGCGCCAGGACGCCTTCGCCGCGCGGTCGCACCGGCTGGCGCACCAGGCCTGGGAGGACGGCTTCTACGACGACCTGGTCGTCACCGTGGAGGGCACCGACCTGACCCGTGACGAGGGCATCCGCCCGTCGGCGTCGCCCGAGACCCTGGCCGGGCTGAAGCCCGCGTTCCGTCCCGACGGCACGATCACGGCCGGGAACGCATCGCCGCTGAGCGACGGCGCCTCGGCGGTGCTGCTGGGGTCGGCCGGAGCCGCGGACCGGCTCGGCACCGCTCCCCTCGCGCGGATCGCCGGGCGCGCGGCGCACGCACTGGAGCCCCAGGCCTTCGGCTACGCCCCCGTGGAGGCCGCGAACCGCGCACTGGCCCGCGCCGGCATCGGCTGGGGGGAGGTCGGCGCGGTGGAGCTGAACGAGGCGTTCGCCGTGCAGTCGCTGGCGTGCCTCGACGCCTGGGGCGTCGACCCGGAGATCGTCAACACCCGTGGCGGCGCGATCGCCCTCGGCCACCCGCTCGGCGCCTCCGGCGGCCGGGTCGTCGGCACGCTGGCCAAGGTGCTCCGCGAGCGCGGCGAGCGCTGGGGGGTCGCGGCCATCTGCATCGGCGTGGGCCAGGGCCTGGCCGTCGTCCTCGAGAACGAGGCGGCCGCCTGATGGCCCGGACCGCCGTGCTGGAGACCGCCGACGAGGCCGTCGCCGGCATCGAGGACGGCGCGACCGTCCTGGTCGGCGGCTTCGGGCTGGCGGGCATGCCCTTCGACCTCCTCGACGCCCTCGTCCGCCAGGGCGCCACGGACCTCACGGTCGTGGCGAACAACGCCGGCAACGGGGAGGTCGGCCTGGCTGCGCTGCTGAAGGCGGGCCGGGTCCGCCGCATCCTGTGCTCCTTCCCGCGGCAGTCCGACTCCTACGTCTTCGACGAGCTCTACCGCTCCGGGCGGATCGAGCTCGAGGTCGTCCCCCAGGGCAACCTCGCCGAGCGGATGCGTGCGGCCGGCGCCGGCATCGGCGCGTTCTTCAGCCCGACCGCCGCCGGCACCGCGCTCGCCGAGGGCAAGGAGACCCGGGTGATCGACGGGCGCGAGCACGTGCTCGAGCACCCGATCCGCGGTGACTACGCGCTCGTCGCGGCCCACCGCGCCGACCGGACGGGCAACCTCGTCTACCGCAAGACCGCGCGCAACTTCGGGCCGGTCATGGCGACCGCGGCGGCGACGACGATCGTCCAGGTGGCTGAGGTCGTCGAGACCGGCTCGCTCGACCCCGAGGCCGTCGTGACGCCCTCGATCTACGTCGACCGCGTCGTCGCCGTCGAGCCGCAGCACCACACCGTCCGAGGAGCCCGCTGATGACCCTGACCTCCACCGACGCCCCGCTGTCGACCGAGGAGCTGGCCGCGGTCATCGCCGCCGACATCCCGGCCGGATCGTTCGTCAACCTCGGCATCGGCCAGCCGACCCGCATCGCCGACCACCTGACCCCCGCGCAGGAGGTCGTCCTCCACACCGAGAACGGCATGCTCGGCATGGGCCCCGCCGCCGGCCCCGACGAGGTCGACGCCGACCTGACCAACGCGGGCAAGGTGCCGGTCACCGAGCTGCCGGGAGCGGCGTACTTCCACCACGCCGACTCCTTCGCGATGATGCGCGGCGGCCACCTGGACGTCTGCGTCCTCGGCGCCTACCAGGTCGCCGCCACCGGCGACCTGGCCAACTGGCACACCGGGCGGGCCGACGACATCCCCGCCGTCGGCGGCGCCATGGACCTCGCGATCGGCGCGAAGTCCGTGCGCGTGATGATGTCGCTCTTCGGTCGCGACGGCTCCCCCAAGCTGGTGCCCGCGTGCACCTACCCGCTCACCGGCGTCGCCTGCGTCAGCCGGGTCTACACCGACCACGGGGTCTTCGCGGTCGGCGACGACACGCTCGCCCCGGGCGAGGTGGGCGTGCTGGCGACGTTCGGGACGACCGTCGCCGGACTGCAGGAGCGCCTGTCCGTCGCGCTCGTCGACCGGACCTGAGCGGCCGCCCGGCCCCGCACCGCCGGGGTCAGGCCTCGCCCAGCTCCGCGAGGGCGGCCTGCGCGATCCGGAACGCCGTGTTGGCGTCGGGCACCCCGCAGTAGATCGCGGTCTGCAGCAGCACCTCCTTGATCTCCTCCACGCTGAGCCCGTTCGTCCGCGCGGCACGGACGTGCATCGCCAGCTCCTCGTGGTGGCCCCGCGCCACGAGGGCGGTCAGGGTGACCATCGAGCGCGAGCGGCGGTCCAGCCCGGGGCGGGTCCAGATGCCGCCCCAGGCGTACTCGGTGATGAGCTCCTGGAAGTCCCGCGTGAGGTCGGTGGCCGCGGCCGTCGCCCGGTCGACGTGCGCGTCGCCCAGGACCTCCCGGCGCACCGCCATCCCCG
This window harbors:
- a CDS encoding ATP-binding protein, which encodes MSIDETEQLTQHPEDPARPEHVEGERSDGLFDRQVVALPSDDGMQWRAALMQLVNWGGFGGLTTIPLRGDATMISGASGVGKSTVLDAYTALMMPSDTKFNGASNDAVAGRARGVGQRNLLSYLRGAVDVVDDPRTGRPVERLLRGQGSDTWGAVAMTFVNDRGGRFTALRTYYVPRRATRSADVQMQLATHEGALPLATLEVAVPDRFHANTLKKLFPGVRVHRTYADFSAVLHARLGIGANGDGAKALRLLARIQAGNQVRSVDELYKEMVLERPSTYAAADRAVEHFDDLERAYAAMRTEEQKLALLEPITALHERRVAAAARLAELDSYGVTLPGDTPLRLWLLRTHLRLIEAAVAENREARATTTSELTSALSTEKTLLGDLEAAKEEHRAAGGSTLQSLGLALEQEQVVREDRLARRAALQERLLPLVDTSDGEGPDLDGALMSAEAFAVLQQHARQWLSGCRSALETIKRDRDGARDRRYPLQQRQGELRRERASLESRAGRVPAGMHEMRAEVARASGLAATDLPYVAELLDVAPEESRWRTAVETVLGGTARLMLVPLDRLDDFSRAIDGLRLRGRLTFEGAELDLPDLGPADPERIAGKLLYQDSPFSGWVQAHVAHPSRNARCVETAADLSGDGFRVTPAGQTRNGRRGTHGRSEVRSIIGFSNAEAIAEIDAELAALEEQLRGLDAEVAELDRRAGVLEQRRTAYETVAAARFDDLDVSASDRRTADLERRREEILGSDDRLQVLQAQVEELSERLEVVRRERFALEQRQRELAGAHAALVDDEDAVKDRLEAVEQAGEVELTPEQDAALAAELAVAAAPADPEDLERFHESSHRLAEGLRAAVADAEAETRRVEEELSAIFRLYKVQWDSPNLGTSADSYPDYARILDEVRGTGLAQRRSEWRRRLTEWSGQDLVPLVGAMAASIEEIEDRLEPINAILRRLEFGATRDRLRIRLRRLAPAHVQVFLRDLRALSSGTTRELDEAGLEERFDQLSRFMQQLRRPAQNGEAGPVTTDRDRLLDVRRHVEVSAERYDHTTGELRATYRTLGEKSGGETQELVAFIVGSALRFRLGDELRSRPRFAPVFLDEGFVKADSEFAGRAVQAWKGLGFQLVVGVPLDKVTGLEPHMDELLAITKNSATHQAWITPISDVVAGG
- a CDS encoding DUF4194 domain-containing protein; translation: MSVDTGDELDLGPGLAGGLDGGLDDTSVSLWEGDEGGLEHAQRHALVTLLKQRFISARTHPRDWQVLVEHERVLRSRLNDLFLDLVVDRVREVAWKRQATSETGSRFPTLLYDAAWSREETLVLVHLRDRLRAGAAGGESRVFVDLEDVLEHVASFRPAHATDEAGDEKRARNAVTSIVKAGLLVAGDHEDRFEISEAVEPLLPLELLQELLEALRRANTEPRATEEEPEGAGLFGDHAAADEAADAAVQAGE
- a CDS encoding DUF3375 domain-containing protein, with product MSGIAGELAGVRRAFAQPTLTLLHQRQAAVVITIFREAFGRNNVPIPTARLHAQVEEHLAEVRAAGETDLPTGSGREICQRWMRGQWLVRSLDEGGREVYTLTSHAQQALELVKNLARDRATLSEHRIATILGTVRRFNAEANPDRGARVGLLNAEIARLQAERDRLVDGAELVGATEDYMLEGFTELLSLVSALPSDFARVEERFATIRGEILAAFRAEDRPPGQVIDDYLARADALMTATQEGRAFEGAFALLRDDGLVTQLREDLTALLEHPLADRITSDAERAELRGTVRLVRDGLDRVLAQRSRVTATLKEYIVSRDAVRDRELEQTLRQVESELMTWMVGTGPRATHDVPLLPARTGIEHLRERFHDPADDVLPERIGHPDPEDAPPLSMADLVAQGGPRLAELRERLDASLASLAPAGSLGELFDTLEPPLRRPVEVFGLLHLAADRDWTSEEDSVEAFAAVRPDGSTRTFAVPRTPLPDPDRPDRPDRPDRPDRPQGETRA
- a CDS encoding SulP family inorganic anion transporter, producing the protein MPTSHPTPAPAPAPGAAAPVEPSVRAALRSPRLLRTEVLAGLVVALALIPEAISFSIIAGVDPRVGLFASFTMAVAISFLGGRPAMISAATGAVALVIAPVMRDHGYDYLIATVILGGLVQVVLASAGVARLMRFIPRSVMVGFVNALAILILEAQVDHLVDVPWLVYPMVAVGIAVIVGFPRVNSVVPAPLVAIVALTAFTLVGSFDVPDVGDEGRLPDSLPSWFVPDVPFTLDTLETIAPYALAMAVVGLLESLLTAKLVDDITDTPSDKTREAWGQGTANLVTGFFGGMGGCAMIGQTMINVKVSGARTRISTFLAGVLLLVLVVGFGDVVALIPMAALVAVMVMVSVGTFDWHSVRPRTLRRMPRSETAVMVATVVVTVATHNLAIGVVVGVLVAMTLFARRVAHLTATERTLVEDEHGAATAVYRVTGELFFASSNDLPTQFDYAHDPGRVVIDLADAHVWDASTVAALDAITTKYERRGTAVEIVGLDAASAERHRRLSGRLAAH
- a CDS encoding MerR family transcriptional regulator, which produces MDTARSMHIGEVAARTELSLRSLRHWEEVGLLHPSGRTDGGFRLYTEEDVDKILVIRRMKPLGFSIEEMKAVMTDIEVLRDPGTGPDARREAGARLEAVRDDAVGRRERLVRQLGMADEFIDLLGRETS
- a CDS encoding LysR family transcriptional regulator — translated: MDSLRQLRSFIAVAEERHFGRAAERLHIAQPPLSQQVRRLEAELGVELLTRTTRRVDLTPAGAAYLVRARGILAAVEDAAHEARRAAAGVVGHLTVGCVGSVTYSLLPALARRLSEGLPGVDVSFRGEMLAADQQEALRQGAVDLALLRPPVTDGTLTVTPLREDRLVAAVPDDHPLAGRRRLRVADLQGVELLVHASERRSAMYDVVRGLCRDAGFEPTVRHEVGETSTLVTLVAGGLGIAVVPEPVRALPLGGVTYVPLVGPVPRVALVAAHRAARDEPHLLAALDVVRQLAAGRSGR
- a CDS encoding thiolase family protein; the encoded protein is MSSSYVYAAVRTPFGRYGGALAGVRPDDLSASVIRAVLATTPGLDPAAIGDVVWGNANGAGEENRNVGRMASLLAGLPVTVPGTTVNRLCGSSLDAVVTGSRAIETGDADVVLAGGVESMSRAPWVLPKPAKGFPAGDTTAVSTTLGWRLVNPRMPQEWTVSLGEANEQLQERFGIDRGRQDAFAARSHRLAHQAWEDGFYDDLVVTVEGTDLTRDEGIRPSASPETLAGLKPAFRPDGTITAGNASPLSDGASAVLLGSAGAADRLGTAPLARIAGRAAHALEPQAFGYAPVEAANRALARAGIGWGEVGAVELNEAFAVQSLACLDAWGVDPEIVNTRGGAIALGHPLGASGGRVVGTLAKVLRERGERWGVAAICIGVGQGLAVVLENEAAA
- a CDS encoding 3-oxoacid CoA-transferase subunit A, with the translated sequence MARTAVLETADEAVAGIEDGATVLVGGFGLAGMPFDLLDALVRQGATDLTVVANNAGNGEVGLAALLKAGRVRRILCSFPRQSDSYVFDELYRSGRIELEVVPQGNLAERMRAAGAGIGAFFSPTAAGTALAEGKETRVIDGREHVLEHPIRGDYALVAAHRADRTGNLVYRKTARNFGPVMATAAATTIVQVAEVVETGSLDPEAVVTPSIYVDRVVAVEPQHHTVRGAR
- a CDS encoding CoA-transferase yields the protein MTLTSTDAPLSTEELAAVIAADIPAGSFVNLGIGQPTRIADHLTPAQEVVLHTENGMLGMGPAAGPDEVDADLTNAGKVPVTELPGAAYFHHADSFAMMRGGHLDVCVLGAYQVAATGDLANWHTGRADDIPAVGGAMDLAIGAKSVRVMMSLFGRDGSPKLVPACTYPLTGVACVSRVYTDHGVFAVGDDTLAPGEVGVLATFGTTVAGLQERLSVALVDRT
- the pcaC gene encoding 4-carboxymuconolactone decarboxylase gives rise to the protein MAVRREVLGDAHVDRATAAATDLTRDFQELITEYAWGGIWTRPGLDRRSRSMVTLTALVARGHHEELAMHVRAARTNGLSVEEIKEVLLQTAIYCGVPDANTAFRIAQAALAELGEA